One window from the genome of Oreochromis niloticus isolate F11D_XX linkage group LG20, O_niloticus_UMD_NMBU, whole genome shotgun sequence encodes:
- the atxn7l2b gene encoding ataxin-7-like protein 2b: MAALDRRNPNLDDFVGLNWSCWVDRVNVLSSDAGSKVEDDEYGMNCSETMTLGKEDMHIYGHCPAHDDFYLVMCSQCGQVVKPQAFERHCERWHGSVTKMCNPPSALAPQQLNCSSLGLSNNSSSMERKKEGRCQKGGTSSATSPAQQRKSTKTHKNTVSLSSVKFPEENPHSSSMPCLPPFHSAPLSPDDCSTSTLLERSSVQKLTAGQSTESHCPQRGIRTYSRIYKNIHKKECDLNKNGRVLDPERKTLCNRELMCNADSVKHQQKVLGETKTTDQRTTSATDQDMEKLRDESKYKKKHVEADREKITNKYSNNCHIQGSGNPSGSSPEEEGNGTVEVELQPPYTFTLSSDDSEEDEQDEATDLPATPWHPKPLGLCTFGCRTLGCSIFTFDRRLHHLRFALSAMLERHVSTHLWKKTPKVSSGLRSHSHSLESTSLVQFENNPCQPNSYSIKPPYPTTSASVGSGRVCSPSKAQLIEVEPMQDASAAQRAAKKLQSGENKASRYIRDPLFHKKGQPQRPDSATFSNGKKPRESTERQSDVKKCHPFPVPNHRSPRSKGKLPGDQQKVVAYDHMSVAQKRKSSSELLS, from the exons ATGGCCGCTTTGGATCGGCGAAATCCTAATCTCGACGACTTTGTCGGATTAAACTGGAGCTGTTGGGTAGACAGAGTGAATGTTTTATCATCTGACG CTGGGTCTAAGGTTGAAGATGACGAGTATGGGATGAACTGCTCAGAGACCATGACGCTCGGAAAAGAAG ATATGCACATATACGGCCACTGCCCAGCACACGATGACTTTTATTTGGTGATGTGCAGCCAGTGTGGTCAGGTGGTGAAACCTCAAGCCTTTGAGAGGCACTGTGAAAGATGGCATGGTTCTGTTACGAAGATGTGTAACCCGCCATCCGCTCTGGCGCCTCAGCAGCTAAATTGCTCCAGCCTTGGTCTTTCtaataattcttcttctatggAAAGGAAGAAGGAAGGCAGATGTCAAAAGGGCGGCACCTCATCTGCAACCTCACCTGCCCAACAGCGCAAGTCTACAAAGACCCACAAGAATACAGTGAG TTTATCTTCTGTGAAGTTCCCTGAGGAAAACCCTCACTCGTCCTCCATGCCTTGCCTTCCTCCATTCCATTCAGCACCCCTGTCCCCTGACGACTGTTCCACCTCCACTCTGTTAGAGAGATCCTCTGTGCAGAAGTTGACAGCTGGACAGTCCACTGAGTCTCACTGTCCTCAGCGGGGCATAAGAACCTACAGCCGGATTTACAAAAACATCCACA AAAAAGAATGTGACCTGAATAAAAACGGCAGAGTTTTGGACCCCGAAAGGAAGACGCTGTGCAACAGGGAGCTAATGTGCAAT GCTGATTCAGTCAAGCATCAGCAGAAAGTGTTGGGAGAGACTAAGACCACTGATCAGAGAACTACCTCAGCCACAGATCAAGATATGGAGAAGCTTCGTGACGaatcaaaatacaaaaagaagCATGTGGAAGCTGACAGGgagaaaataacaaataaatacagcaaCAACTGCCACATTCAAGG GTCCGGGAATCCATCAGGAAGCTCTCCCGAGGAGGAGGGTAACGGCACTGTGGAAGTGGAATTGCAGCCTCCGTACACTTTCACCTTGTCAAGTGACGACAGTGAAGAAGATGAACAGGATGAAGCCACAGACCTACCTGCTACACCCTGGCACCCCAAACCACTTGGG CTATGCACTTTTGGATGTCGCACGCTCGGTTGCAGCATCTTCACATTTGATCGGCGTTTGCACCACCTGCGCTTTGCACTCAGTGCCATGTTGGAGCGCCATGTCAGCACACACTTGTGGAA GAAAACGCCTAAAGTATCATCAGGTCTCAGGTCACACTCCCACAGCCTTGAGTCTACCTCACTGGTACAGTTTGAAAACAATCCTTGTCAGCCAAACTCTTACAGTATTAAACCGCCTTATCCTACCACGTCTGCAAGTGTTGGGTCAGGGAGAGTGTGTAGTCCCAGCAAAGCTCAGCTTATAGAGGTGGAACCTATGCAAGATGCAagtgcagcacagagagctgcCAAGAAGTTACAAAGCGGTGAGAACAAAGCCTCCAGATACATCAGGGATCCCTTATTTCATAAGAAGGGCCAGCCTCAGCGACCAGACAGTGCTACCTTCTCAAATGGAAAAAAGCCACGAGAGTCTACGGAGAGACAGTCAGATGTGAAGAAGTGTCACCCTTTCCCTGTACCAAATCACCGCTCTCCCCGCAGCAAAGGGAAGCTCCCAGGCGATCAGCAGAAAGTGGTGGCCTATGACCACATGAGTGTTGCTCAGAAACGCAAAAGCAGCAGCGAGTTACTGTCCTGA